ACAATTTATTGAAACAGTCATCAAACAAACGCATTCGTTACTAGAACAGATCAATGTTTACCGAATTAGAATTCATTCAAATGTCTCTCGGAATCAACTGCACACAGCTATTACCATTGGTCAACAAGTATTACAGCAGCTAGGTATCACCTTTCCGCAGACACCCACAAAGAATGATATTCAACAAGAAATTGCAGACATTGAACAACTAATTGGCGATCGCGAAATTGCAGATTGTGTTCGCTTACCAACGATGACGGATAGAGAAAAAATTGCCATTCTGCGGATCGCCAGTAGCATTATGCCAGCTGCTTACCTCTCTGCTTCTCCCTTCCATCCATTACTGGTTTGTTTGTCAGTCAAGCTATCGATTCAATATGGAAATACATCGGTTTCAGCCCATAGTTACGCCTCTTATGGCAATATTGCTTGTAATATGCAGCACGATGTCGAGACAGGGGTTAAGTTTGGTCATTTGGCACTCGCTGTCGTCTCCAAACTCGATGCCAAAGCTGTCAAACCAGGGGTATTACTGACAGCGGCAATATTCATCTTACACCGCAAATCCCACCTCAAAGAAATACTGCCACTCCTGCAAGAAAACTATACAAGTGCCTTAGAAGTAGGAAATCAGGAGTATGCAGGATATAATGCTCAAGCTTTCTGTTTTCATTCTTTTTGGTGCAGTCAGCCCCTTGCAACCTTGGAACAGGAGACTCGTGCTTACTGCAATGGGTTGGTGCAAATGAATCAATTGACAACGGCTAATAACTGTCGAATCTATTGGCAGTGTATGTTAAATTTGCTACAGAATACAGAGCATCCGACTACCTTATCTGGGGAAGTGCTCCAAGAAGCAGAATTTCTGCCTCTATTGATCTGTGCCCATAATTTTTCTGGGTTGTATAACTTCCATTTGTATAAGCTGATGCTGTGTTACCTATTTGGGGAAATTGAATCAGCGAAAAGCCATGCAATTGAGGATAAGCGCTATTTAATGGCTGCGAGGGGAATGTTTAGTGAAGCAGTGTTTTATTTCTATGATTCTTTGATTGCTCTAGCACAATTGAGTCCGAAATCACCGGAAACATCAGCAGCATTAGAGCGAGTGGAACAAAACCAATCGCACCTGCAACAGCACTGGGCGGACTATGCTCGGATGAATCACCAACATAAGGTTGATTTAGTCACCGCTGAAAAATGCCGGGTATTAGGACAGAATGCAGAAGCTAAGAAGCTATACGACAAGGCGATCGCTGGAGCCAAAGCTAACGAATATATCCAAGAAGAAGCTTTAGCTAACGAACTGGCTGCTAAGTTTTACCTTGCTTGGGATCAGGAAAAGGTAGCCGCAGGCTATATGCAACAAGCCTACTACTGCTACGCCCGTTGGGGTGCAAAGGCAAAAGTCGCCCATTTAGAACAACAATATCCACAACTACTGGCGGCTATTCTCCAACCGCCTAACTTTGCTATCTCAACTGAAGCAACCATCGCCTCAACTGTGATGAGAGGTGTAACTAAAAGCTATAGCAGCCAAGATTTATGGTTAGATTTTCCTGCCGTAATGAAAGCAGCACAAGCAATATCACAAGAAATTGAATTAGACAAACTGTTAGCGACTTTAATGCAGATTGCGATCGCTAATGCTGGCGCACAAATCGGTTATTTGGTTCTGCGCCAAGACGAACAATGGGTAGTCGTTGCTCAAGCCGATGGACAACGGGCAAAAACCTTAGAAATTCCGCTGGATCAATACCAAGAAATTCCCCAAAGTTTGATTTATGCAGTGGTACGGACTCAACAGACAACTGTGTTTGAAAACTTGAGCGATTCAGCACAATTTACAGGCGATCGCTACCTCATCACCCATCAGCCAAAATCAGTTTTGTGTACTCCTATTATTCGACAAGGAAAACTCATCGGGATTTTGTACTTAGAAAACAACTTAACCATAGGCGCTTTTACTAGCGATCGCATCGAGATTCTACAACTTTTGACTAGCCAAGCTGCCATCTCTCTGGAAAATGCTTGTTTGTATCAACAAACCCAAAACTATTCTCAAACCCTAGAAACAGAGGTGGAACGCAAAACCCAAGCGCTCAACCAAAAAGCCCAAGATTTAGAGCAGACCTTAAAAAAATTGCAACAAACTCAAGCGCAATTAATTCACAGCGAGAAAATGTCATCACTTGGTCAACTGGTCGCTGGTATTGCTCACGAAATTAACAATCCAGTTAGTTTTATTAAGGGTAATCTTACGCATACAGAAAATTATATTGAGGACATGATGAGTTTGTTGACACTGTATCAACAAGAATATCCACAACCTAGTCCAGCTATTCAAGCCAAGAATGAAGAAATTGACCTTGATTTTCTGTTTGAGGATGTCAATCAAATTTTACAATCGATGAAAGTAGGCAGCGATCGCATCAGCCAGATAGTCTTGAGTTTACGGAACTTTTCTCGCTTGGATGAAGCAGAAATCAAAGCTGTAGATTTACATAGTGGAATTGAAAGCACGTTGTTAATTTTACACCATCGCTTGCAAGCCTCTGAAAATAAACCCGAAGTCCGAGTGGTTAAAGAGTATGGCCGCTTACCTTTGGTGACTTGCTCTCCTAGTCAGCTGAATCAAGTGCTCTTAAATATTATTAATAATGCGATTGATGCTATTCGAGATAATCCCGAAAGCAGTGAAAATCCAGAAATTCGGATTCGCACTGAAGTGAGAGACAACAAACAATTACGAATTGCGATCGCCAATACAGATAGTACGATTCCTGTAAATATTCAAGACCGAATTTTTGACCCGTTCTTTACAACAAAACCCATAGGCCGCGGTGCTGGTTTGGGGTTATTTGTCAGTTATGCAATTATCCAACAACATGGCGGTACTTTAACTGTGCGATCGCAGCCTAAAGAAGAAACAGAATTTGAGATTTTTCTCCCTCTTTCTTGAAAGATTCTTCATTAGCTAAAAAACAGGACTTAAACAAAGGGTAAGTCCTGTTGAGAGTTATCAAACTCTAAATTAAGATAATTTGATTTTTCTATTGAGCTTTTGCAGATGCAGCTTTCGCTTCTACCTTAACGCTCTTAACACCTTTTTGTTCCTTAACTATGGATTCAATTTTTTTCACATCAGCCTCAGTCGGAACTGTTCCTTTAACGGTGACAACTCCATCCTTATCTTCAACTACTAACTTGCTACCTGGAATCTTTTCTGATAATTTGCTGAGAATCAGGTTTTTAGAAGTACTTTCAGCAGCAGCTTTGGTAGTAGTTTTGGTGTTTGCTGCGGCTTGTTTAACTGCGGTTTTACCAGTTTCAGTAGTAGCTTTAGCCGCTGTTTTAGTTTTATCGCCTGTTTCTTTTGCTGTAGTTTTGGCAGTTTCAGTAGCAGTTTTAGCTCCAGTTGCGGTTTTTTGAGAGGCTTCTTTTACTGGTTGAGTAGAAGTATTTGTAGTGGAAGTATCTGAACTGGTTTTTGTTGCTTCTTGGCAACCAACAGCACCAACCACCAGAATACCGCTAACTAATAATGGAATTAGCTTTTTCATATCAATCTCCGAATTGATGACTTGAAGCGATGAATTGAGATGTGTGTGATGTTGAGGAGTGAGAGTTAAAAAACAATTAAATTTGAAATTGCACAAGTGCTAAATTTAGCACTTAGGCGATCGCAACATCAAACTAGGAAAACTTCTGGAAGCTGGGATAATTTAGCTACCTACAGAAGCACCGATTTAATTTTAGTTGCGGCTGCTAATGAGTAAGACTCTGCATACACTTGATGACTCTCTATCGACTGAACGTAGATGCCAAGCGGCTTTCCTCAAGGTGTTTGATGTTAGTCTCTCAATAGACATTTGATATTACCAGATCTGAGCAGGTTTGGCACATCATTATTTAAAATTTTAATAATTGCTGATTCTCATTGGTCAAGAGTCTGAATATAATACTCCCAGTTCGCCTATTTTTTTAGAGCTTAGAAGAATAATATCAATTGGAAAAAAGAATACGATAGATAGGTATAGACACAGTACTGCTGTGTCATTAAGACTAATTCCTGACAAATTAACTACCTAAGGATTTTATATCGCTTGTAGGTTAGGTAATTTTGCTGCAACTCGTTTGCATTAACTACCCTCGAAACGAGCAACGATCTTGCATAAATCAAATTGGATTGCTATAGTAAGTGATTTAATCAGATATTAACGAATTCTCCAACGATTTAATAGAGATTTCTTTAATTTCATTTCGCTGGTGAATTGGTAAGGTGCGATTTCTTAAAAAGCCGCCACAACGGTTTGTTAACACGGCTTGAATTTCAGCGATGATAGATAAGGCGATCGCTTCTGGTGTCTCTGCTCCAATGTCGAGACCAATGGGACTATGCATTTTTTCTAGTTCTTCTGGAGTGTATTCTAATCCTTGTGTATGTAAATCCTGAAGTAATTTTTCACTGCGACTCTTGGGCCCCAAAATACCTAGATACTTTGCAGAAGATGGAATTAGCATTTTCAAAATTTCTAAATCGTCTAGGTAATTATGAGTCATAACTACAGCTATAGTTTGCTCATTCACAGATATTTGTTTGTCTAAAATTTCTCGACGGCTGAGAATTACTTCATCGGCTATTTTAAAACGTTCTTTACTGGCTTCGTTAGCTCGAAAATCAACAATAGTTACTTGCCAACCTAAAGCTTTAGCAAAATTGACTGTAGGTAAAGCATCTTGACCTGCACCAAAAATTATGAGATGTGTAGGTGGCTGGATAACTTCTATAAATACATCTACACTACCGAAAGGTAATTGATATTTATTAATACTTGATTTTTGATTCTCCAGAGCATTTTGGGCATCTTTGATTAGGGCAGATTTTAAAGAATATTCTGTGATATTAGTAGCTATATTCTTGTCTGGCTTGAGTATGAGACGTTCGCCAACTTTGATATTCATTGCACCTTCAACAGCAAAAACAGTGGCGATCGCACCTTTTTGCTGTTGGTCAAAACATTCTTGAATAAACACCAGGGGATTCAGTAAGTCATGTTTATCTAACCGTTCAATCAGAACTTGCACTAATCCATTACAACCAAGCCCAAACCCCCAAACAATGTCTTCATCAGCTGTTGTGTCGTAGGTAATAGCAATTGGTTTTCCATCTGGCATGGAAACGCGAGTATGTTGAAATACATCATTTTCTAAGCAACCACCGCTGATCGTGCCAATTATAGAACCTGTTTGCGTCATCAACATCCGCGCACCTGGGCGACGATAGGTAGAACCTTTAACATTAACTACAGTTGCTAGAAAGCTTGATTCAGTATCATGTTGAATTTCTGCAAATGTTTGCAAAATAGCAGTAATCTCTTTCATTACTAATTATTCTCAAGTGCATTTTTAAGATGAACGCGGATAGAAACAAGTTTTACCAAAATGTTTTACCAGCTTCCCTTCCGTATTTTTGATGTATAGCTTCAATTTCAGATTTATTAGTTGAATCTTTTAAGGCTTTTTCCTGAATTTCTATCCAGGTAAGCAACATATTAGTGAGGCTTGGCCATTCGATTTCAGGTATAAAATCACTATCGTAGAAACTTATTACAGGTGAGGTTTCTTGCTGGTTTTCACTACCGATGACAGCTAGTATCCAGTCCTCAAAACAATAAATAGGAAACCAACGTGGGTCGATATTTTTACCATAATTTTCCCTATAATCGACAAAATTTTGATAAAGTCTTATTGCTTCTTCTAAGGTAAGAAATGAGTTAACATCTCTAAATGAAAAGTCTGTATAGTTATCAAGGCAATTCCAGTCTTTGGCAGGTTCGTCTAGTCCAATGGGTAAACAACCATTACCTCTTTGATACAAGTCGTAAATCTCTATTGGCAACTCGAATGGATAATCCTTTGTAATTGCTTTTATCTGTTCTAGACTCAACCTTGGGGAATAACAATCTAATACTACTTGCTGTAATTCTTCAGAGCTTAACTGCTTTTTGTAATCCTTGATGGAAAGACCATTTACTAACTGATATCCATTACCGAGCATCCAATAAAAGGCTTTCGTGTCAAGCGTTGTTATCACATTCTTGAACCCTGCGTAGTAGATGGCAATTCGATCGATGGCTTGCATTATTGCTGACATCTTAAGCGCTCAAATTATTTCAAGATTTAATTGATATTTTCACTCATCTCACCGAGAAATTTTAGACAACCAAGTGAACTCCATCAAGGAATTTTTACTACAGCGCGGGCTTACATCGGCAGATAAGTTATTAATTTTTGTATTTAATCAATGATTGTGCTTCATGATTTACCATCATGGGCGGAGAAACCCCGCCCCTACAAATGGATTTAACAAAAGAAAATCACAACAATTTATCTGGTGTGATGGGTAGATCGCGGATGCGTTTACCTGTGGCATGGTAAACTGCGTTGGCGATCGCAGCTGACACACCTGTGATGCCAATTTCTCCCACACCCCTTGCACCTGCTGGGTTGAAGTTGAGATCGGGTTCGCCAACGAAGGCTACTTGGATGCGGGGAATGTCTGCATGGGCGGGAAAGTGGTAAGTAGCTAAATCGTAGACTACGGGGTAGCCGATGTTGGGGTCAAAATGACATTCTTCCATCAGGGCTTGCCCAATACCCATGATGACGCCGCCGCGTACTTGGCTGGCTGCTGTTTTGGCATTGATGACTTTACCAATATCCATCACTGACACCCAACGGGTTACTTGCAGGCGACCGATTTCTTCATCGATACTGACTTCGCAGAAATGCGCGCCCCAAGACTGAAACGCCCATTTTTTGCCTTCTCCACCAGGTGCAGATGAGGCTGTGGCTTCAAAGGCGGCGCTTCCCGATTGGCTGAGTTTTGTAAAAGCCTCTTGTGCAGTTTTAGCTTTAGCAGTTTTCAGGACTTCCTGACAGGCTGACATCACCGCCGGGACAAGGGATGCTGTCATTTGCGAACCACCTGCTATACCTGCATCTGGTAATAAAGAGTCGCCCATTTCTACCCTTACTTTTTCTACGGGTAAACCTAAAACCTCTGCGGCTGTGACTGCAACAACTGTGTACGCACCAGTACCCATGTCATTACCAGCAGTCAGGATGTGGGCTGTACCGTCTGGTAGCAACCTGGCTTTTACTGATGCTTTACCTCTCATCCCAGGGAAGGTGGCTGCTGCGACGCCCCAACCTATAAGTTTACCGTCACGAACGAGCGATCGCACTTTTGTCGGTCTATCTTTCCAGCCAAATTGTTCTGCACCGACTCGCAAACAATCAGCAAAATGCTTGGCTGAGAAGGGC
The genomic region above belongs to Calothrix sp. NIES-2098 and contains:
- the xdhC gene encoding putative xanthine dehydrogenase accessory factor; its protein translation is MKEITAILQTFAEIQHDTESSFLATVVNVKGSTYRRPGARMLMTQTGSIIGTISGGCLENDVFQHTRVSMPDGKPIAITYDTTADEDIVWGFGLGCNGLVQVLIERLDKHDLLNPLVFIQECFDQQQKGAIATVFAVEGAMNIKVGERLILKPDKNIATNITEYSLKSALIKDAQNALENQKSSINKYQLPFGSVDVFIEVIQPPTHLIIFGAGQDALPTVNFAKALGWQVTIVDFRANEASKERFKIADEVILSRREILDKQISVNEQTIAVVMTHNYLDDLEILKMLIPSSAKYLGILGPKSRSEKLLQDLHTQGLEYTPEELEKMHSPIGLDIGAETPEAIALSIIAEIQAVLTNRCGGFLRNRTLPIHQRNEIKEISIKSLENSLISD
- a CDS encoding two-component hybrid sensor and regulator; this encodes MSNVSYTPIIAGYQISAQLYAGSRTRVYRAIREQESLAVVIKLLTSEYPSFNELLQFRNQYTISKNLNIPGIIHPLSLETYGNGYILVMEDRGEISLREYIKKTPITLVEFLAIAIQLTNILNGLHQNRVIHKDIKPANILIHPQTKQIQLIDFSIASLLPKETQEIKSPNVLEGTLAYIAPEQTGRMNRGIDYRSDFYSLGVTFYELLTGELPFISDDPMELVHCHIAKMPTALEKREKIPQVLANIVMKLMAKNAEDRYQSALGLHHDLENCLSQLKDTGKVEYFQIGQRDVCDRFLIGEKLYGREKEVAILLQAFERVANGTSEMMLVAGFSGIGKTVVVNEVHKPITRQQGYFIKGKFDQFNRNIPLLAFVQALRDLMGQLLSESDAQLAQWKTKILEAVGDNGQVLIEVIPELERIIDKQPLAPELLGTAAQNRFNLLFQKFIAVFTTPEHPLVMFLDDLQWADSASLMLIKLLMQDNSYLLLFGAYRDNEVQPAHPFILMVEELKKAEKTVNTITLSPLALSDTNQLVADTLHCLTERSLPLTELINRKTKGNPFFITQFLKALHEDGQITFNHDQGYWECDITQINALSLTEDVVEFMAQQLQKLPKETQQVLKLAACIGNQFDLATLAIVWEQSPADAANALWKALKEGLILPQSQVYKFYLNSDRVDANTSNIENVAYRFLHDRVQQAAYSLIPEDQKQSTHYQIGQLLLQKISKEVRVDCIFEVVNQLNYGTSLITEQKERDELAELNLIACRKAKSATAYQAAREYATTGLSLLEKNPWQRQYEISLEFHDLAAELAWLGGDFVAMEQFIETVIKQTHSLLEQINVYRIRIHSNVSRNQLHTAITIGQQVLQQLGITFPQTPTKNDIQQEIADIEQLIGDREIADCVRLPTMTDREKIAILRIASSIMPAAYLSASPFHPLLVCLSVKLSIQYGNTSVSAHSYASYGNIACNMQHDVETGVKFGHLALAVVSKLDAKAVKPGVLLTAAIFILHRKSHLKEILPLLQENYTSALEVGNQEYAGYNAQAFCFHSFWCSQPLATLEQETRAYCNGLVQMNQLTTANNCRIYWQCMLNLLQNTEHPTTLSGEVLQEAEFLPLLICAHNFSGLYNFHLYKLMLCYLFGEIESAKSHAIEDKRYLMAARGMFSEAVFYFYDSLIALAQLSPKSPETSAALERVEQNQSHLQQHWADYARMNHQHKVDLVTAEKCRVLGQNAEAKKLYDKAIAGAKANEYIQEEALANELAAKFYLAWDQEKVAAGYMQQAYYCYARWGAKAKVAHLEQQYPQLLAAILQPPNFAISTEATIASTVMRGVTKSYSSQDLWLDFPAVMKAAQAISQEIELDKLLATLMQIAIANAGAQIGYLVLRQDEQWVVVAQADGQRAKTLEIPLDQYQEIPQSLIYAVVRTQQTTVFENLSDSAQFTGDRYLITHQPKSVLCTPIIRQGKLIGILYLENNLTIGAFTSDRIEILQLLTSQAAISLENACLYQQTQNYSQTLETEVERKTQALNQKAQDLEQTLKKLQQTQAQLIHSEKMSSLGQLVAGIAHEINNPVSFIKGNLTHTENYIEDMMSLLTLYQQEYPQPSPAIQAKNEEIDLDFLFEDVNQILQSMKVGSDRISQIVLSLRNFSRLDEAEIKAVDLHSGIESTLLILHHRLQASENKPEVRVVKEYGRLPLVTCSPSQLNQVLLNIINNAIDAIRDNPESSENPEIRIRTEVRDNKQLRIAIANTDSTIPVNIQDRIFDPFFTTKPIGRGAGLGLFVSYAIIQQHGGTLTVRSQPKEETEFEIFLPLS
- a CDS encoding transport-associated protein; translated protein: MKKLIPLLVSGILVVGAVGCQEATKTSSDTSTTNTSTQPVKEASQKTATGAKTATETAKTTAKETGDKTKTAAKATTETGKTAVKQAAANTKTTTKAAAESTSKNLILSKLSEKIPGSKLVVEDKDGVVTVKGTVPTEADVKKIESIVKEQKGVKSVKVEAKAASAKAQ